One genomic segment of Fusobacterium sp. includes these proteins:
- a CDS encoding B12-binding domain-containing radical SAM protein — protein MSKIVLAAINSQYVHLNLAVRYLKKYVETNSNLKIEIYETNINNQILNIIKDIFELSPDKIIFSTYIWNKEYVFEILKELKKVLPNVKIILGGPEVSFGWEKIMEDNQEIDSILIGEGEKVFLNFLTKESDKVLGIVYKKNGEVYFNGKEKIIEDLDIIPFPYENEELQEKTKIFYYESSRGCPFKCSYCMSSIDKTVRYYSLERVKEDLIIFLNSPIKLLKFVDRTFNLKKERYMKIWQFLLENYREGITFHFEINANIFDDEVLDFLETVPKGYFQFEIGIQTINSDTMKSINRSNILNKLAYNIERINRNIHLHLDLIAGLPYETYGVFKKSFDYVHELKPEMIQLGFLKLLKGTQMYSEIEKYEYRYFFKPPYEIFSNKFISFAEIIKLKNFEKILDYYYNSEKFNLSVKYVINRYYKSSFDFYEELASYFDKKGYLKISHKETALFDILHNFYVEKRFEEINVFEEYLKFDFIMLGKPGFYPKWLISRKDSELHNSIIKEKGFKSVREGHKNSELEIFSFNIFSGDKEEINIFFNYKTKEYEVVKNNKI, from the coding sequence GTGAGTAAAATAGTTTTGGCTGCAATAAACAGTCAATATGTGCATTTGAATCTAGCAGTGAGATATCTCAAGAAATATGTAGAAACAAATAGCAATTTAAAGATAGAAATATATGAGACTAATATTAATAACCAAATTTTAAATATAATAAAAGATATTTTTGAATTAAGTCCAGATAAAATAATATTTTCAACATATATCTGGAATAAAGAATATGTATTTGAAATATTAAAAGAGTTAAAAAAAGTACTTCCAAATGTAAAGATTATACTTGGAGGACCAGAGGTATCTTTTGGTTGGGAAAAAATAATGGAAGATAATCAAGAAATAGACAGTATTCTCATTGGAGAAGGAGAAAAAGTTTTTTTAAACTTTTTGACCAAAGAAAGTGACAAAGTATTGGGAATTGTTTATAAAAAAAATGGAGAAGTGTACTTTAATGGAAAAGAAAAAATAATAGAAGATCTAGATATAATTCCATTTCCATATGAAAATGAAGAATTACAAGAAAAAACAAAGATATTTTATTATGAAAGTTCAAGAGGATGTCCATTTAAGTGCTCATATTGTATGTCTTCAATAGATAAAACTGTAAGATATTATTCATTAGAGAGAGTAAAAGAAGATTTGATAATATTTCTAAATTCTCCCATAAAACTTTTAAAATTTGTGGATAGAACATTTAATTTGAAAAAAGAAAGATATATGAAAATATGGCAATTTCTTTTAGAAAACTATAGAGAAGGAATAACATTTCATTTTGAAATAAATGCAAATATTTTTGATGATGAAGTTTTAGATTTTCTAGAAACGGTACCAAAGGGCTATTTTCAATTTGAAATAGGAATTCAGACTATAAACTCTGATACAATGAAAAGCATCAATAGAAGTAATATATTGAATAAATTAGCCTATAACATAGAGAGAATAAATAGAAATATTCATCTTCATCTTGATCTTATAGCAGGGCTTCCTTATGAAACATATGGAGTATTTAAAAAATCTTTTGATTATGTTCATGAATTAAAACCTGAGATGATCCAACTTGGTTTTTTGAAATTACTAAAGGGAACCCAAATGTATAGTGAAATTGAAAAATATGAATATAGGTATTTTTTTAAACCACCATATGAAATTTTTTCAAATAAGTTTATATCTTTTGCAGAGATAATAAAACTTAAAAATTTTGAAAAAATTTTGGACTATTACTATAACTCAGAAAAATTTAACTTGAGTGTAAAATATGTAATAAATAGATATTATAAAAGTTCTTTTGATTTTTATGAAGAGTTAGCTAGTTATTTTGATAAAAAAGGATATTTAAAAATAAGTCATAAAGAAACAGCACTTTTTGATATATTACATAATTTTTATGTAGAAAAGAGATTTGAGGAGATAAATGTGTTTGAAGAATATTTAAAATTTGATTTTATAATGTTAGGGAAACCAGGATTTTATCCAAAATGGCTAATTAGCAGAAAGGATTCAGAACTTCATAACAGTATAATAAAAGAGAAGGGATTTAAAAGTGTAAGAGAAGGTCATAAAAATAGTGAACTTGAAATTTTTTCTTTTAATATATTTTCTGGAGATAAAGAAGAAATAAACATATTCTTCAATTATAAAACAAAAGAATATGAAGTAGTAAAAAATAATAAAATATAG
- the tilS gene encoding tRNA lysidine(34) synthetase TilS: MNLYREILEKNRKDNLIAENDKIIVGFSGGPDSVFLVEMLKKLKKKINFDIVLVHINHLLRGENSDGDENFSLEYGKKNEMQVFSRKINITALGKELGLTLEEAGRKARYDLFKEILKKTRANKVALAHNKDDQLETFMFRLTRGTSIEGLEGIVAKREMYIRPISEIYKKDIIKYLNDNNISYRIDETNFENEFTRNSIRLDLIPFIEKRYNPKFKDKLYSLIEEIREVNKVLEIKFEEYMVDNKLNIKKLKQLNKYLLSKVLIQYLYSYGIEVSRNKIQLIEDILNKGGSKDISLNREFILKKDYDFLAIEKNIQKEKQCIKEVGLEIPGHVIFGEYVIEASFTDRVLYDSQNFYTNLKIGDKLKIRVRQNGDRMIPIGMISEKKVKDILINEKIPKEKRDTIPLVIYNGEIVWIAGIKGNEKYKNSDYKNCVKLNIRRISS; the protein is encoded by the coding sequence ATGAATTTATACAGGGAAATCTTAGAAAAAAATAGGAAAGATAATTTAATAGCAGAAAATGATAAAATAATAGTTGGTTTTTCAGGAGGACCTGATTCAGTTTTTTTAGTTGAAATGCTGAAGAAACTTAAAAAAAAAATAAATTTTGATATAGTACTTGTACATATAAATCACTTATTAAGAGGAGAAAATTCTGATGGTGATGAAAACTTTTCACTAGAATATGGAAAGAAAAATGAAATGCAAGTTTTTAGCAGAAAAATAAATATAACAGCATTAGGGAAAGAGTTAGGTCTTACTTTAGAAGAAGCAGGAAGGAAAGCAAGATATGACTTATTTAAAGAAATACTAAAAAAGACAAGAGCTAATAAAGTTGCCTTAGCTCATAATAAAGATGATCAGCTGGAAACGTTTATGTTTAGATTAACCAGAGGAACAAGTATTGAAGGATTGGAAGGGATTGTTGCTAAAAGAGAGATGTATATAAGACCAATATCTGAAATTTATAAAAAAGATATTATTAAATACTTAAATGATAATAATATTTCTTATAGAATAGATGAAACAAATTTTGAAAATGAATTCACAAGAAATAGTATTAGGCTTGATCTTATTCCATTTATAGAGAAAAGATATAATCCAAAATTTAAAGATAAACTTTATTCTTTGATTGAGGAAATAAGGGAAGTAAATAAAGTTTTAGAAATAAAATTTGAAGAATACATGGTTGATAATAAATTAAATATAAAAAAATTGAAACAATTAAATAAATATCTTCTTAGCAAGGTATTGATACAATATCTGTATAGCTATGGAATAGAAGTATCACGAAATAAAATCCAACTTATAGAGGATATTTTAAATAAAGGAGGTAGTAAAGATATTTCTTTAAATAGGGAATTTATTCTAAAAAAAGATTATGATTTCCTTGCAATAGAAAAGAATATACAAAAAGAAAAACAATGTATAAAAGAGGTTGGATTAGAAATACCAGGACATGTAATATTTGGTGAGTATGTAATAGAAGCATCTTTTACTGATAGAGTATTATATGATAGTCAAAACTTTTATACTAATTTAAAAATAGGGGATAAACTTAAAATTAGAGTCAGGCAAAATGGAGACAGAATGATTCCAATAGGAATGATATCAGAAAAAAAAGTAAAAGATATCCTTATAAATGAAAAGATTCCAAAAGAAAAAAGAGATACTATTCCTTTAGTAATATATAATGGAGAAATAGTATGGATTGCAGGAATAAAAGGAAATGAAAAATATA